A window of Calditerrivibrio sp. contains these coding sequences:
- a CDS encoding epoxyqueuosine reductase QueH, whose product MKKILLHQCCGPCSIYPIRVLKDRFQVVGYFYNPNIHPSQEFYRRLENTIIVNKQFGVATHYDEYYGLTDFFRFKDVSKLDRCRECYAMRLKNTAHFAKKYNFSIFSTTLLYSKYQNHEEIKALGERYAGEYGLEFYYEDFREGWKEGITLSKQMNIYRQQYCGCIYSEGERYIKDCSKKLPDLFDKSRPPI is encoded by the coding sequence ATGAAAAAGATATTGCTACATCAATGTTGTGGACCATGTTCCATATATCCGATAAGGGTGCTTAAAGATAGATTTCAGGTGGTGGGCTACTTCTATAATCCTAACATCCATCCATCTCAAGAGTTTTATAGGAGATTGGAAAACACAATAATAGTTAATAAACAGTTTGGTGTAGCAACCCACTATGATGAATATTATGGCTTGACTGATTTCTTTAGATTCAAAGATGTTTCAAAGTTAGATAGATGCCGTGAATGCTATGCGATGAGATTGAAAAATACAGCTCATTTTGCAAAAAAGTATAATTTCAGTATTTTCAGTACCACCCTCTTATACAGTAAATACCAAAACCATGAGGAGATAAAGGCTTTAGGTGAACGTTATGCTGGAGAGTATGGTTTGGAGTTTTACTATGAAGATTTTAGGGAAGGGTGGAAAGAGGGGATTACACTTAGTAAACAGATGAATATCTACAGACAACAGTATTGTGGCTGTATATACAGTGAAGGGGAGAGATACATAAAGGATTGTTCAAAAAAATTGCCAGATTTATTTGACAAATCAAGACCACCCATCTAA
- a CDS encoding AzlC family ABC transporter permease, whose protein sequence is MNAFLKGTKDVSPFITGVAPFGLIYGVTAAQSDLSFLQSFTMSQIIFAGASQIALIEQLKSNSSFFIIVITVFMINLRMAMYSASIAPYYKEIPLYKKAIMAYFLVDQAYAVTISNILKDDQTDRFWYYMGTGVTMWFVWQISSLLGILVGATIPTYLSLEFAIPLTFIALLVGFLKEKRYIVTALVSGALMVVLKNLPFNTGFFIAVFVGVYVGKAYERWFYAADE, encoded by the coding sequence ATGAACGCTTTTTTAAAAGGTACGAAAGATGTTTCACCCTTTATCACAGGAGTAGCTCCATTTGGGCTTATCTACGGTGTGACAGCTGCCCAATCAGATCTAAGCTTTTTACAATCCTTTACCATGTCCCAGATAATCTTTGCTGGAGCATCCCAGATCGCTCTTATAGAGCAGCTTAAAAGCAATAGCTCTTTTTTTATAATTGTGATAACAGTTTTTATGATCAATTTGAGAATGGCAATGTACAGTGCTTCCATTGCACCATATTACAAAGAAATACCCCTCTATAAAAAAGCTATCATGGCCTATTTTTTAGTTGATCAAGCCTATGCTGTCACAATATCCAATATCCTAAAAGATGACCAGACTGATAGGTTTTGGTACTACATGGGCACTGGGGTTACAATGTGGTTTGTCTGGCAGATTTCATCCCTCTTAGGGATCTTGGTAGGCGCTACAATCCCTACATACCTTTCCCTCGAATTTGCCATCCCCCTTACTTTTATAGCTCTGCTGGTAGGTTTTTTAAAAGAAAAAAGATATATTGTCACCGCATTGGTATCTGGAGCTCTTATGGTCGTCCTCAAAAATCTACCTTTTAACACAGGATTCTTCATTGCAGTATTTGTAGGAGTATATGTCGGGAAAGCATATGAGAGATGGTTCTATGCAGCAGATGAATGA
- a CDS encoding putative manganese-dependent inorganic diphosphatase, translated as MEKVYIVGHKNPDTDSICSAYCYAYLKNKIDPKFNYIPARCGNLNNQTKYIFSKFNIEPPIFLKDIYPKVYDVMTKHVFANNYNDPLSNIMRNIKELGIRLTPIVDDNNRYLGIASVFEIAAFFMQNEDGERPYYTFRLDNFPKAISGYFLKRSNIDELKATIMIGAMPYERFVKRLDSLGAKNVVLVVGKRRDIITYAMEKGTPAIIVTGLENEKDFDIDFSRYGGSIYISNLDTAESVRRLTLSVPCKSIMGETNTIRPEDYIETAKELMLKENRRGLPVVDDDGFLIGIITRSDIIKKPENKIILMDHNELNQAIDGAESAEILEIVDHHRLGTIKTKKPVMFYAKPVGSTCTLVYQQFKLNNVQIPKNIAYLLASGILADTIILKSPTTTDEDKIALEELSSIGGFDFVEFGKEIFSSTDSLKNRTPSDIINTDFKTYTEFGINFGVGQVELVNIDELKEVKSDLISELQNIKNKNNLHFAMLLVTDIITENSILLCTGFKPIEKIIKYRKIDDNSFDLPGVLSRKKQLLPEILRTLEELSSK; from the coding sequence ATGGAAAAAGTTTATATAGTAGGTCATAAAAATCCAGACACAGACTCCATCTGCTCTGCATACTGTTACGCCTATCTGAAAAATAAAATAGATCCAAAGTTCAACTACATACCAGCAAGATGCGGAAACCTCAACAATCAAACCAAATATATATTCTCAAAGTTTAACATTGAACCCCCGATCTTTCTAAAAGATATCTACCCAAAAGTTTATGATGTAATGACTAAACATGTCTTCGCCAACAACTACAACGATCCATTATCAAATATCATGAGAAATATAAAAGAGCTTGGTATAAGGCTAACACCGATAGTGGACGATAACAACAGGTATCTCGGAATAGCCAGTGTTTTCGAAATCGCCGCTTTTTTTATGCAAAATGAGGATGGAGAAAGGCCCTATTACACCTTTAGACTCGACAATTTTCCAAAGGCAATCTCCGGTTATTTCCTAAAAAGGTCAAATATAGATGAACTTAAAGCAACAATCATGATAGGTGCAATGCCTTATGAAAGGTTTGTTAAAAGGCTCGATTCATTAGGTGCTAAAAACGTAGTGTTAGTTGTTGGCAAACGCAGGGACATCATAACCTATGCTATGGAAAAAGGTACCCCTGCAATCATTGTAACAGGTTTAGAAAACGAAAAAGATTTTGATATAGATTTTTCTAGGTATGGTGGCAGTATATATATCTCGAACTTAGACACTGCAGAATCTGTTAGGAGACTCACCCTCTCCGTTCCTTGCAAGTCCATCATGGGGGAAACAAACACAATTCGCCCAGAAGACTATATAGAAACAGCAAAAGAACTCATGCTCAAAGAAAACAGAAGGGGTTTACCAGTAGTAGATGATGATGGTTTTCTCATTGGAATAATAACCCGTTCGGATATCATTAAAAAACCAGAAAACAAAATAATACTCATGGATCATAACGAACTTAACCAAGCTATTGATGGTGCAGAATCCGCTGAGATATTAGAGATAGTGGACCACCACAGATTAGGAACGATAAAGACCAAAAAGCCCGTTATGTTTTATGCAAAACCTGTTGGTAGCACCTGTACCCTTGTATATCAACAGTTTAAATTGAACAATGTCCAGATCCCCAAAAATATCGCCTATCTACTCGCATCAGGTATCCTTGCTGATACTATAATACTTAAATCTCCCACAACAACTGATGAGGATAAAATTGCATTAGAAGAACTCTCATCCATTGGTGGATTCGATTTCGTCGAGTTTGGGAAAGAGATCTTTTCTTCAACGGATAGTTTAAAAAATAGAACACCATCAGATATCATAAATACCGATTTCAAGACATATACAGAGTTTGGTATAAATTTTGGTGTGGGTCAAGTGGAGTTAGTGAACATCGACGAGCTAAAAGAAGTTAAGTCAGACTTAATCTCGGAACTTCAAAATATCAAAAATAAAAACAACTTACATTTTGCCATGCTCCTTGTAACTGATATCATTACAGAAAATAGTATCCTTTTATGCACAGGATTCAAACCCATCGAAAAGATCATCAAATATAGAAAGATAGACGATAACTCCTTCGATCTACCCGGTGTACTTTCACGAAAGAAACAACTTTTGCCAGAAATATTAAGAACTCTTGAGGAGCTAAGTTCAAAGTAA
- a CDS encoding ATP-binding protein, giving the protein MSQTIKLELTLPSNIKLLPLIGDLVETFISGAKSELSNGDFEDLSFKLNLAVTEAIANAIKHGNREKEELPVKLLIEIGKDELKIEVTDFGEGFNFERTKVDIEDIEETQDSGRGLYIIKKIVDEVSYSYENGEYKFYMTKKLSSRTKGG; this is encoded by the coding sequence ATGAGTCAAACAATCAAGCTTGAGCTTACACTGCCGAGCAATATAAAGCTACTACCACTCATAGGTGATCTGGTGGAAACCTTCATCAGTGGAGCAAAAAGTGAGTTGAGCAATGGGGATTTTGAGGATCTATCTTTCAAGCTCAATCTGGCGGTCACTGAAGCGATTGCTAATGCCATCAAGCATGGCAATAGGGAGAAAGAGGAACTGCCTGTGAAGCTTTTGATTGAGATCGGCAAGGATGAATTGAAGATAGAGGTGACTGATTTCGGTGAAGGATTCAATTTCGAACGGACTAAGGTGGATATTGAAGATATCGAAGAGACACAGGATTCTGGGCGTGGGCTTTATATAATCAAAAAGATAGTGGATGAAGTCTCCTATAGCTATGAAAATGGTGAGTACAAGTTTTACATGACAAAAAAATTATCCAGTAGGACAAAAGGGGGTTAA
- a CDS encoding STAS domain-containing protein encodes MLHISEKDGYTIARIDLKRIDVSNVNELNEELNKLKMDKDILLDMSGLQFIDSSGLGIIVGYYKKFKKSNRVFGLMGVNDRVAGILQIVGLLGIVKIFKSEEDYKRFRDESNNQA; translated from the coding sequence ATGTTACATATCTCAGAAAAAGATGGCTATACCATCGCCAGAATCGATCTAAAGCGTATAGATGTCAGTAATGTGAATGAGCTAAATGAAGAGCTGAATAAACTTAAAATGGATAAAGATATTTTGTTGGATATGTCTGGGCTACAGTTTATTGATAGCTCTGGGTTAGGTATAATAGTGGGATATTACAAAAAATTTAAAAAATCGAACAGAGTTTTTGGGCTGATGGGTGTAAACGACAGAGTAGCTGGGATCTTACAGATTGTTGGGCTTTTAGGGATTGTAAAAATTTTTAAGTCTGAAGAGGATTACAAGAGGTTTAGGGATGAGTCAAACAATCAAGCTTGA
- a CDS encoding TRAP transporter large permease subunit — translation MSALFLFVVVFGCLLIGFPVSFTLGGVSMIYGLISFGPSLFDLMPLRIWGSITNFVLVAVPLFVYMGVMLEKSGIAEEMLETMALLFGKIRGGMAISVIVVGAMLAAATGIVGATVVTMGLLSLPTMVKRGYNIPLACGTICAAGTLGQIIPPSIALVLIASVFNLSIGDIYLGAFLPGFLLVGLYLIYIFIIAIFKGDQVPAMPEEELARFKKDKMLRRVFFAFLLPMSLIVAVLGSIFAGIASPTESAAVGAFGATILALAKRSLNYKKAMAVMYDTMNLTAMVFILLIGAAAFGLVFRGLGGDNAIIEFIEKTNMSPMGFLILVNIIIFIAGFFIDYIEITFIILPIVGPIFQQMGLDLLWIGVLIGLNFQTSFLTPPFGFSLFYLQSVAPKGITITHIYRGIIPFIILQLIALAILIIYPDLALWLPKVLSK, via the coding sequence ATGAGTGCATTATTCTTATTTGTGGTGGTGTTTGGATGCTTGCTCATAGGTTTCCCCGTTTCTTTCACTTTAGGCGGTGTATCGATGATTTATGGGCTAATAAGTTTTGGACCGAGCCTTTTCGATCTTATGCCACTGAGGATATGGGGTAGCATCACAAACTTTGTTTTAGTCGCAGTACCCCTTTTTGTTTATATGGGTGTAATGCTCGAAAAATCTGGTATAGCTGAAGAGATGCTCGAGACGATGGCTTTGCTCTTTGGTAAAATCAGAGGTGGCATGGCCATTTCAGTTATTGTGGTAGGTGCTATGCTTGCAGCAGCAACAGGTATCGTTGGAGCTACTGTGGTCACAATGGGTCTGTTAAGTTTACCTACTATGGTAAAAAGAGGTTATAACATACCCCTTGCCTGTGGTACCATCTGTGCAGCAGGAACATTGGGGCAGATAATACCTCCAAGTATCGCTCTCGTTTTAATAGCCAGTGTTTTCAATCTTTCAATAGGGGATATTTATCTGGGTGCTTTTTTACCGGGCTTTTTACTGGTTGGATTATATCTAATATATATTTTTATAATTGCAATATTTAAAGGTGATCAGGTACCTGCCATGCCTGAAGAAGAACTGGCACGTTTTAAAAAAGATAAAATGCTTAGACGTGTTTTCTTTGCCTTTTTGTTACCTATGTCACTGATAGTGGCAGTTTTAGGTTCGATATTTGCTGGGATTGCTTCCCCCACTGAATCAGCAGCTGTTGGTGCTTTTGGTGCTACGATACTTGCCCTTGCCAAAAGATCGTTAAACTATAAAAAGGCAATGGCAGTTATGTATGATACAATGAATTTGACAGCCATGGTTTTCATTTTGCTCATAGGTGCTGCAGCTTTTGGACTCGTTTTTAGAGGATTGGGTGGTGACAATGCAATCATAGAATTTATAGAAAAAACTAATATGTCCCCTATGGGCTTTTTAATACTCGTCAATATTATTATTTTTATAGCTGGTTTTTTCATAGATTATATAGAGATCACCTTTATAATCCTACCAATTGTCGGCCCTATTTTCCAGCAGATGGGGTTGGATCTCCTCTGGATAGGTGTACTTATAGGCCTCAACTTTCAAACCAGCTTCCTAACACCACCTTTCGGTTTCTCCCTGTTTTATCTACAAAGTGTTGCCCCAAAAGGTATAACAATAACACACATTTATAGAGGGATTATCCCTTTTATCATACTCCAGTTAATTGCTCTTGCTATCTTGATTATCTATCCAGATTTAGCCCTGTGGCTACCAAAGGTATTGTCCAAATAA
- a CDS encoding XRE family transcriptional regulator, which yields MEQICNDISENLKKIRMERGLSLEQLSELTGVSKSMLRQIETGNSVPTIATVWKIANGLKVSFTSLFSKNFSDVKVGRIKHQNALIELDGRYRVYPVIPFDPKVPFEIYFLEMEGGIRYDAEPHKGNVEEFVAVVEGCLEMIIDGNVFKIEKDEYISFFAHNQHSYINPAGETLKAVMVLIYH from the coding sequence ATGGAACAGATCTGTAATGATATCTCAGAAAATCTAAAAAAAATCAGAATGGAAAGGGGGCTGAGTCTCGAACAGCTATCGGAACTTACTGGTGTTAGTAAAAGTATGTTGAGGCAGATAGAGACAGGCAATTCTGTCCCCACGATTGCGACAGTCTGGAAGATAGCAAACGGTCTTAAGGTATCTTTTACATCTCTCTTTTCTAAGAATTTTTCCGATGTAAAAGTGGGTAGGATAAAACATCAAAATGCGTTAATAGAGTTGGATGGCAGATATAGAGTTTATCCGGTGATTCCCTTTGATCCCAAAGTACCTTTTGAGATATATTTTTTGGAGATGGAAGGGGGGATAAGATATGATGCGGAACCCCATAAGGGTAATGTGGAAGAGTTTGTAGCGGTTGTTGAGGGTTGTCTTGAGATGATTATCGATGGAAATGTCTTTAAAATAGAGAAGGATGAGTATATAAGTTTTTTTGCTCATAACCAACATAGTTATATAAACCCAGCTGGTGAGACATTGAAAGCTGTAATGGTACTTATCTACCACTGA
- a CDS encoding TRAP transporter small permease subunit translates to MKTIIKIADKISGFFGYIGAWLTTVLVLVIMYDVITRYLLSSSKIWIQEMEWHIFAVIILFGSAYTLRQNGHVRVDVIYGKLSAKKRAIIDLLGVLILLIPFSILIIYTSKEFVLSSWQVREGSPDPGGLPARYILKALIPFGFILLINQGISMFLKAVLTLQGDTSYYKEKTHH, encoded by the coding sequence ATGAAGACCATTATTAAGATAGCCGACAAAATCAGCGGTTTTTTTGGTTATATCGGTGCTTGGCTAACCACTGTCCTTGTGCTCGTGATCATGTATGATGTTATTACTCGTTACCTTTTAAGCAGCAGTAAGATTTGGATCCAAGAGATGGAATGGCATATATTTGCCGTCATTATACTTTTTGGTTCTGCCTATACTCTACGCCAAAACGGTCATGTGCGAGTAGATGTTATCTATGGCAAGCTTTCTGCTAAAAAAAGAGCAATTATCGATTTATTAGGTGTCCTTATCCTTCTTATACCCTTTAGCATACTTATCATCTATACCTCTAAAGAGTTTGTTTTGTCATCCTGGCAGGTTAGAGAAGGATCACCTGATCCCGGCGGACTTCCAGCTCGTTACATTTTAAAAGCTCTCATACCCTTCGGTTTTATACTGCTCATAAATCAAGGGATCTCAATGTTTCTTAAAGCAGTTTTAACCCTTCAGGGGGACACAAGTTATTACAAAGAAAAAACACATCATTAG
- the traF gene encoding conjugal transfer protein TraF: MKKILAILAMLGLTVSLANAMEFQPIGARQLGMGGVGVASTFDATAQYYNPAIFGFYGKEGKETLEKKKFGINAQLGAGVRLNNDLGESVDELSKINYDALSNIATNASNLSPSDYENAVKLLSYLTKIKDKGGALTLNSNAALASRIKRVGIGIYGLLEASGRPTLDLENIGFTASTNTANVINAIVNGTTDGNGSSTISSTANSYFGSSTVSTLQNVLTNAGFTSDQAIDIINQAAAQLSNSGIPSTYVADAVKLIGNSVSASTNGKTIDKNTSSIDVNGIALLEVPITYGHPIGDSFALGVNLKLMKGRVYEHKITIFNNDSKDVVKDIKDKYEESNNVAVDVGALWMPNNWLKVGAVAKYLNSPKFDRLGSGEYKIKPQGRIGIAWNPFETLTVAADADVTKNETAVEGYKSQNVGVGVEWDVLKFLALRAGAYKNIAETDIGLMYTAGLGINLYLIRADLGVAFSGKKSQYDGKDYPNEARLQANLSIEF; this comes from the coding sequence ATGAAAAAGATATTAGCTATATTAGCAATGTTGGGACTTACGGTCAGCCTTGCAAATGCTATGGAGTTTCAGCCGATAGGTGCAAGGCAGTTGGGTATGGGTGGTGTGGGTGTTGCATCTACTTTTGATGCTACGGCTCAGTATTATAACCCTGCAATATTTGGATTTTATGGTAAAGAGGGTAAAGAGACCCTTGAAAAGAAGAAGTTTGGTATAAATGCGCAGTTGGGTGCTGGGGTCAGACTTAATAACGATCTCGGTGAGAGTGTGGATGAGCTGTCTAAAATAAACTATGACGCCCTATCCAATATTGCAACAAACGCATCAAATCTTAGTCCATCTGATTATGAAAATGCTGTAAAGCTTTTATCTTATCTTACTAAAATAAAGGATAAGGGTGGTGCCCTTACACTAAATAGCAATGCTGCTCTTGCAAGTAGAATAAAAAGGGTGGGCATAGGTATTTATGGTCTATTGGAGGCTTCTGGTAGGCCAACACTGGATTTGGAAAATATCGGTTTTACAGCTTCGACTAACACAGCTAATGTTATAAATGCCATTGTAAACGGCACTACCGATGGTAATGGATCCAGTACAATTTCCTCCACTGCAAATAGTTACTTCGGATCCTCAACGGTTTCGACTTTACAAAATGTGCTTACAAATGCTGGTTTTACGAGTGATCAAGCGATTGATATAATCAACCAAGCTGCTGCCCAGCTTTCTAATTCTGGCATACCCTCTACTTATGTAGCAGATGCTGTGAAGCTGATCGGGAATTCTGTCAGTGCTTCTACAAATGGTAAAACGATAGATAAGAATACCAGTTCCATAGATGTAAATGGTATAGCCCTATTAGAGGTACCCATAACCTATGGTCATCCTATAGGGGATTCTTTTGCTTTGGGTGTAAATCTTAAGCTTATGAAAGGTAGGGTTTATGAGCATAAGATCACGATTTTCAATAATGATTCTAAAGATGTTGTAAAAGATATAAAAGATAAATATGAAGAGTCCAACAATGTTGCAGTTGATGTGGGTGCCCTTTGGATGCCAAACAATTGGTTAAAAGTGGGTGCTGTGGCAAAATATCTGAACTCTCCTAAATTCGATAGACTTGGTAGTGGTGAGTATAAGATCAAACCTCAAGGCAGAATTGGTATAGCTTGGAACCCCTTTGAGACGCTTACGGTAGCTGCTGATGCTGATGTCACAAAAAATGAAACGGCAGTTGAAGGGTATAAGAGTCAGAATGTGGGTGTTGGAGTGGAATGGGATGTGTTAAAGTTTTTGGCGTTAAGGGCGGGTGCCTATAAAAACATAGCAGAAACTGATATAGGGCTTATGTATACGGCAGGTTTAGGGATCAATCTGTATCTTATAAGAGCTGATCTTGGTGTGGCTTTTTCTGGTAAAAAGTCCCAATATGATGGGAAGGATTACCCAAATGAAGCAAGATTGCAGGCAAATCTATCCATAGAGTTTTAA
- a CDS encoding ABC transporter substrate-binding protein: MLKYSLKLFIAVFIILLTAGCLYENTPLKIGFHHWAPYEIITFAKENRFVGNVEIVRTASASETISKLKNGSIDAGGLTLDEAIRVLNEGVDVVVVLVFDISVGADMVVLKEKYSDIKGKRVAVEHNGLGALMLNKFFKKRGLSTKDIEVVDLPVSRHLAEWEKGNIDASISFSPFADAMIKKGGKVIFDSREIPDTVVDVLVVKRGALKDKKTELKKLLKGYFKALEKSVYNKWDFYYSIASYMDVDVESIKKSFDGVNIPSLTHNRDMLKVTGQVLKTAKELESLMTNWEIVKGGRVSTNFVTDEFLGD; encoded by the coding sequence ATGTTAAAGTATTCATTAAAGCTGTTTATTGCCGTTTTTATTATCTTGTTAACGGCAGGCTGTCTGTATGAAAATACACCTCTTAAAATTGGTTTTCATCATTGGGCACCTTACGAAATTATCACATTTGCTAAAGAAAATCGATTTGTAGGTAATGTGGAGATCGTTAGAACAGCATCAGCATCTGAAACTATTAGCAAGCTTAAAAACGGTAGTATAGACGCCGGTGGGCTTACCCTTGATGAAGCTATTAGGGTGTTAAATGAAGGGGTGGATGTGGTAGTTGTTTTGGTATTTGATATATCTGTTGGTGCTGATATGGTGGTGTTAAAGGAGAAGTATTCTGACATAAAAGGGAAAAGGGTAGCTGTGGAGCATAATGGGCTTGGTGCTCTAATGCTTAATAAATTCTTCAAAAAAAGGGGTCTATCCACCAAAGATATTGAGGTGGTAGATCTGCCTGTTTCCAGGCATCTTGCCGAATGGGAGAAGGGTAATATCGATGCTTCCATATCTTTTTCACCCTTTGCTGATGCGATGATAAAAAAAGGGGGGAAAGTTATCTTTGATAGTAGAGAGATTCCGGATACTGTTGTTGATGTCCTTGTGGTTAAAAGGGGGGCTTTAAAGGATAAAAAAACAGAGCTTAAAAAGCTTTTAAAAGGGTATTTTAAAGCGTTAGAGAAAAGCGTTTATAACAAGTGGGACTTCTATTACTCCATCGCAAGTTATATGGATGTTGATGTAGAGAGTATTAAAAAGTCATTTGACGGGGTTAACATCCCCTCTCTTACTCACAACAGGGATATGCTTAAAGTCACCGGCCAAGTACTTAAGACTGCAAAGGAATTGGAGTCACTGATGACGAATTGGGAGATTGTTAAAGGAGGGAGGGTATCCACTAATTTTGTTACCGATGAATTTCTGGGGGATTGA
- a CDS encoding TrpB-like pyridoxal phosphate-dependent enzyme translates to MSKIYLKTEEMPKQWYNILADLPSPMDPPISPFTGKPVTFDEMKVIFPPQLIEQEMSEKKWIDIPEKVLDVLSIWRPSPLIRAKRLEEALGTPAKIYYKYEGVSPAGSHKPNTAVAQAYYNKINNVKRLTTETGAGQWGSALSLACKMFDIECRVYMVKVSYYQKPYRKSFMRLFGAEVIPSPSDLTNAGREVLKRNPESNGSLGIAISEAVEEAASRGDTNYALGSVLNHVLLHQTVIGLEAIRQFEIIGDYPDKIYASCGGGSNFGGIAFPFLEKLLKGDKKVEAIAVEPASCPTLTKGVYEYDFGDEAKLTPIMKMYTLGHDFEPPAIHAGGLRYHGDSPIVSYLYHKGLIGAEAVQQSEVFKAGLLFAQTEAIVPAPESSHAIAATIKDAIRCKETGESKTLLFCLSGHGLFDMGSYDAFLEGKLSDYEYPEEAIKESLKHLPKI, encoded by the coding sequence ATGAGTAAAATATATCTAAAAACAGAGGAGATGCCAAAACAGTGGTATAATATACTTGCTGATCTTCCATCCCCTATGGATCCACCTATTAGTCCATTTACAGGGAAACCTGTTACCTTTGATGAAATGAAAGTCATATTCCCGCCCCAGTTGATTGAGCAGGAGATGTCTGAAAAGAAATGGATAGATATACCAGAAAAGGTCTTGGATGTGCTTTCAATCTGGAGGCCTTCACCCCTAATCAGAGCCAAAAGACTTGAGGAGGCACTTGGGACACCAGCGAAAATCTATTATAAATATGAAGGGGTCTCACCCGCTGGTAGCCACAAGCCTAATACTGCTGTGGCCCAAGCTTATTACAACAAAATCAACAATGTAAAGCGTCTTACAACGGAGACAGGTGCAGGCCAGTGGGGTAGTGCCCTATCCCTTGCCTGCAAGATGTTTGATATCGAGTGTCGTGTATATATGGTAAAAGTCAGTTATTACCAAAAGCCTTATAGGAAGTCGTTCATGAGGTTGTTTGGGGCTGAAGTTATCCCCAGCCCTTCTGATCTTACTAATGCTGGCAGAGAGGTCCTAAAACGTAACCCAGAATCTAACGGTAGTCTCGGTATTGCAATAAGTGAAGCTGTTGAAGAGGCTGCAAGTAGGGGGGATACAAACTATGCTTTGGGTAGTGTGCTCAACCATGTTCTATTACACCAGACGGTTATAGGGCTTGAGGCAATAAGACAGTTTGAAATCATAGGGGATTACCCAGATAAGATATACGCATCCTGTGGCGGAGGATCCAATTTTGGTGGAATAGCTTTTCCTTTTCTGGAAAAGCTTTTAAAGGGTGATAAAAAAGTGGAGGCGATAGCTGTAGAACCGGCAAGTTGCCCTACCCTTACGAAAGGGGTGTATGAATACGATTTTGGTGATGAGGCAAAATTAACCCCTATTATGAAGATGTACACATTGGGACACGATTTTGAGCCACCTGCTATCCATGCTGGAGGGCTTAGGTATCATGGGGATTCCCCTATAGTGAGTTACCTGTATCACAAAGGTTTGATAGGTGCTGAGGCTGTCCAGCAATCAGAGGTGTTTAAGGCTGGTTTGCTTTTTGCTCAAACAGAGGCTATCGTGCCTGCACCTGAATCCTCCCATGCTATAGCTGCTACTATCAAAGATGCCATCAGATGTAAAGAAACTGGGGAAAGTAAGACACTACTTTTCTGCCTTAGTGGACATGGGCTTTTTGACATGGGTTCTTATGATGCGTTCCTTGAAGGTAAATTGTCCGATTATGAATACCCAGAAGAAGCTATCAAAGAATCTTTAAAGCATTTACCAAAAATATAA
- a CDS encoding AzlD domain-containing protein yields the protein MRDGSMQQMNDITIWWLIIVCGVITFFIRFSFFQLVNDKMVNRIKDLLGYMPASIFAAIVAGGVFNNGLNSLTLNNFKIYAAIVAFFIAIKFRGTIITILSGLLVLWSLKYFIV from the coding sequence ATGAGAGATGGTTCTATGCAGCAGATGAATGATATTACGATCTGGTGGCTGATCATTGTTTGTGGGGTAATCACTTTTTTCATAAGATTTTCCTTCTTTCAGCTGGTAAATGACAAAATGGTAAACAGGATCAAAGATCTTTTGGGATATATGCCTGCAAGTATCTTTGCCGCCATTGTAGCAGGTGGTGTATTTAACAATGGCTTAAATAGCCTAACCCTTAACAATTTTAAGATCTATGCCGCAATAGTTGCCTTCTTCATAGCTATAAAATTCAGAGGCACCATCATAACGATACTATCAGGTTTATTGGTGCTGTGGAGCTTGAAGTACTTTATTGTATAG